AGTCGGTTACAACTGTTGGGTAGTCTTCATCGTTTTCAAATAACACCACTCCTTCTGCATCACGCAGAACTGCTTTTACTTCTTCAGCTTCAACAGGTTGACGAGTTTCTAAATGCACAGCTTCTGAGTGTCCGTAGAATACAGGAACACGCACAGCTGTTGGGTTAACCACAATATCGTGGTCGCCAAAAATCTTCTGTGTTTCCCACACCATTTTCATTTCTTCTTTGGTGTAGCCATTTTCCATAAACACATCAATTTGCGGTAACACGTTAAATGCAATTTGCTTTGGATAAACTTTGTTTTCAGCAGGTAAGCCTTGAAGTAACTTCGACGTTTGACCTGCAAGTTCATCAATAGCTTGCTTCCCAGAACCAGAAACTGATTGATAAGTCGCAACGTTAATACGCGAAATACCAAATGCATCATAAATCGGTTTTAAAGCCACTAACATCTGAATGGTTGAACAATTAGGGTTGGCAATAATGTTACGATTACGAAAATCAGCAATGGCTTGTGGATTAACTTCAGGTACAACAAGCGGTACGTCGATGTCGTAACGGAAATGTGAGGTGTTATCAATCACAACACAGCCATTCTCAGCAGCAATAGGTGCCCACTTAGCTGATACATCGCCACCAGCAGAGAAAAAGCCAATTTGAGCTTTACTCCAATCGAACGTGTCCACATCAAGAATTTCTACTTGTTTACCATTAAAGCTTACGGTGTCGCCAGCACTGCGGCTACTTGCTAATGGGTATAAGTTTGCGACTGGGAATTTTCGCTCTTCAAGGATCTCAATCATAGTTTGACCCACTGCGCCCGACGCACCTAAAACAACAACATTAAATTCCTGTGACATAATTAACGCTCGACTCCTGAAAAACCTAATTTATATATCCAATTTACCTCAGATAGCCCCGTGTTGACTAGCGACAATGCACTAAATTCACGTCTATGTGTGTGATTTTTTCTCATATGGTCAAACCCATGGTTATTAAGAAAGCTATTTCTAAACAAATAGTCGTCATCACTGAGGTTGTAGACCAACCTTGAGATATTCAGTAACTGAGTTTCTGAAAGGTCACTGTTAATATTAAGCTGGCTGATATTAAAAGCGGGTAACAAATTGCTGACGCTCTTATCGACCTCAAGATTAAGAATAGCGCACAGTTTTTGGAACAACATGTGCGTTCCTCGTGCTTTACCTTCAAGGCTGTAACCCGCAATATGAGGAGTCGCAAATTCAACTAATGGAACTAGCTCAGGCATTGGGTTAGGCTCACCTTCCCATACATCCAAAACCAGTTTTAAATCGCTTCTTTGTTGCTTTACTTTAATCAGGGCGCGATTATCAATGACTTCGCCGCGACAGCAATTTAATAACCAAGTATTGGGTTTAAGTTGGTTGAGTTTAGCTTCGTCAAACAAATACCAAGTCTTATCTTTACCTGTTCGTGTAATTGGCACATGTAAACTAATGATATCGGCTTGGTCAATAATGGTATCAAGGGGAACAAACTCGCGAGATGCATTGACTTTATCGCCTTGTTTAGCCAAAACAGGATCGCACAATAGTACTTTCATACCGTAAGCTTTTAGGCAATGTTCAAGTGCTGAACCTGTATTCCCTGCCCCAACAATGCCTACAACCTTACCTTTAAGCGGTTGCTTAAATCGTTTAGCAAGCTCCAACATGGCAATAAACGCGAACTCACCGACAGCTGTAGCATTACAACCTGGAGCATTACTAAAGGGAATATTGCTTACTTGAAGGTAATCAAGATCAATATGGTCAGTGCCAATTGTCGCGCTGCCGACAAACTTAAGCTTATTAGCTTTTGCAAGTAGCTGCTTATTTACCTTAGTGACGGAACGAACCAATAAAACATCGACATCGACCAGTTGCTCTGGTCTAAGTTGACGGCCATTAACAAGAGTTATTTCGCCTAGTTCGCCAAATAATGCTTCAACATAAGGCATATTCTCATCAGCAACAATCTTCATACTTGGGATTTACCATCTTAAAACGATACGATTGCCTTATTCTATCAAGTAATGAGAAACAGTCGTTACCTTCAAAAACGAAATAATGAATTCTATTTTAAATTTGGATCCTAAACAGCGGTTAATTTACTTTAAATACAAAAAAACCTTCAACGTTTCCGTTAAAGGTTTTTAAATATTCAGTCTAAATATCAGCTTTAATGAGTCATAAAATACATCATAACGACAAGCTAAATATTATTACTTAAATTTACGCATCACTAATGTTGCGTTAGTGCCACCAAAACCAAAGCTATTGCTCATAACAGTGGTTAGCTCAGCATCACGATATTCAGTGACTAATGGAATACCAGCCGCTTTTTCGTCCGGAGTATCGATGTTGATACTTGGCGCAATAAAGCTGTTTTCCATCATTATCATGCTATAAATCGCTTCATGAACACCTGCAGCACCCAAAGCATGACCTGTCATTGACTTAGTTGAAGCCACTGGCGGAATGTTGTCTTGGAAGACTTCATGGATTGCTTCAAGTTCACGCACATCACCTACTGGGGTAGATGTACCGTGAGTGTTAACATAATCAATTGGTGTATCAACATCAGCAAGTGCCATTTGCATACAACGAACAGCACCTTCACCTGACGGAGCAACCATATCGTAACCGTCTGAAGAAGCGCCATAACCGATAATTTCGGCATAGATTTTAGCGCCACGAGCTAATGCGTGCTCTAACTCTTCAACAACCACGATTCCGCCGCCGCCAGAGATAACAAAACCGTCACGGTCAGCATCGTAAGTACGTGAAGCCAATTCTGGTGTTTCGTTGTACTTAGTTGATAACGCACCCATCGCATCAAACCCCATAGTCAGGGTCCAATCTAATTCTTCAGCACCACCAGCAAA
This window of the Shewanella goraebulensis genome carries:
- a CDS encoding aspartate-semialdehyde dehydrogenase → MSQEFNVVVLGASGAVGQTMIEILEERKFPVANLYPLASSRSAGDTVSFNGKQVEILDVDTFDWSKAQIGFFSAGGDVSAKWAPIAAENGCVVIDNTSHFRYDIDVPLVVPEVNPQAIADFRNRNIIANPNCSTIQMLVALKPIYDAFGISRINVATYQSVSGSGKQAIDELAGQTSKLLQGLPAENKVYPKQIAFNVLPQIDVFMENGYTKEEMKMVWETQKIFGDHDIVVNPTAVRVPVFYGHSEAVHLETRQPVEAEEVKAVLRDAEGVVLFENDEDYPTVVTDSAGTDPVFVGRVRKDISHDYGINLWVTADNIRKGAALNSVQIAEVLIRDYY
- the fabB gene encoding beta-ketoacyl-ACP synthase I, with the protein product MKRVVITGLGVVSSIGNNKQEVTDSLKAGRSGITHSDQFEEMKLRSHVWGEIKLNPADHIDRKALRFMGDAAAYAYIAMQEAISDANLTEEQYSHHRVGLVVGTGGASSKNQVEAADKLREKGVKRVGPYIVPRIMASTASACLATPFKIKGMNYSISSACATSAHCIGHAAELIQMGKQDMVFAGGAEELDWTLTMGFDAMGALSTKYNETPELASRTYDADRDGFVISGGGGIVVVEELEHALARGAKIYAEIIGYGASSDGYDMVAPSGEGAVRCMQMALADVDTPIDYVNTHGTSTPVGDVRELEAIHEVFQDNIPPVASTKSMTGHALGAAGVHEAIYSMIMMENSFIAPSINIDTPDEKAAGIPLVTEYRDAELTTVMSNSFGFGGTNATLVMRKFK
- a CDS encoding 4-phosphoerythronate dehydrogenase, whose product is MKIVADENMPYVEALFGELGEITLVNGRQLRPEQLVDVDVLLVRSVTKVNKQLLAKANKLKFVGSATIGTDHIDLDYLQVSNIPFSNAPGCNATAVGEFAFIAMLELAKRFKQPLKGKVVGIVGAGNTGSALEHCLKAYGMKVLLCDPVLAKQGDKVNASREFVPLDTIIDQADIISLHVPITRTGKDKTWYLFDEAKLNQLKPNTWLLNCCRGEVIDNRALIKVKQQRSDLKLVLDVWEGEPNPMPELVPLVEFATPHIAGYSLEGKARGTHMLFQKLCAILNLEVDKSVSNLLPAFNISQLNINSDLSETQLLNISRLVYNLSDDDYLFRNSFLNNHGFDHMRKNHTHRREFSALSLVNTGLSEVNWIYKLGFSGVER